The proteins below come from a single Candidatus Bathyarchaeota archaeon genomic window:
- a CDS encoding Rpp14/Pop5 family protein produces MKRAKRRYLAVQLECDGLPSEREFMDAVWDSVTDLFGEVGASLTGLALIEVDVERKVFVLRTSLVSLPSVRASLSAVTSVAGAGASLHVLAVSGTLKALFSNF; encoded by the coding sequence TTGAAGCGGGCTAAGCGGCGCTATTTAGCGGTGCAGCTTGAATGCGACGGGTTGCCTAGTGAACGCGAGTTTATGGATGCGGTTTGGGATTCGGTGACTGATCTCTTTGGGGAAGTGGGTGCGAGTTTAACTGGGCTGGCGTTGATTGAGGTTGATGTGGAGCGTAAGGTGTTTGTGCTTCGCACTTCTCTTGTGTCTTTGCCGTCGGTGCGGGCTTCTCTATCCGCGGTGACTTCTGTGGCTGGGGCTGGGGCATCGCTGCATGTTTTGGCTGTTTCGGGGACGCTTAAGGCGCTTTTCTCCAACTTTTAA